In a single window of the Pontibacter russatus genome:
- a CDS encoding alkaline phosphatase D family protein yields MLLKLLDSLRGTLLLLCLLCAALPSAAQHDAATDSTRTRIAFGSCNNQLQQQPLWQSIVATKPDLWVWLGDNIYADTRDMAVMARHYRLQQQHPGYRQLLQTTPITGIWDDHDYAYDGAGKEFEKKAQSQQLFLDFIGVPENAPVREQEGIYRSYTVGEGNRKIKILLLDVRYHRDRLNSIFGFYMPNETGDVLGEEQWRWLERELTDSDASVHLIASGIQVLPTGHAYTNWSAFPQARERLFRLLEQTQPAIPILLSGDRHVGELGKIKLKGYDAPLYEITASGMTHHRRARKGGNIYRVGEQVGALNFGLLDIYWESAYTAIILQIRGEGNRVLLEEKLIH; encoded by the coding sequence ATGCTCCTGAAACTCCTCGATTCTCTGCGCGGCACCCTGCTGCTGCTGTGTCTGTTGTGCGCTGCCTTGCCCTCCGCCGCGCAGCATGACGCCGCAACTGACAGTACCCGCACCCGCATTGCCTTCGGCTCCTGCAACAACCAACTGCAACAGCAGCCGCTCTGGCAAAGCATTGTAGCCACCAAACCGGACCTGTGGGTGTGGCTGGGGGACAATATCTACGCCGACACCAGAGATATGGCTGTGATGGCCCGGCACTACCGCCTGCAGCAACAGCACCCCGGCTACCGCCAGTTGCTCCAAACCACGCCCATCACCGGCATATGGGACGACCACGACTATGCCTATGACGGCGCAGGCAAGGAGTTTGAGAAGAAGGCGCAGAGCCAGCAGCTCTTCCTCGACTTCATTGGTGTGCCTGAAAATGCCCCCGTGCGGGAGCAGGAAGGCATATACCGCAGCTACACCGTGGGCGAGGGCAACCGCAAAATAAAAATTCTGCTGCTGGACGTACGCTACCACCGCGACAGGCTGAACTCCATCTTCGGTTTCTATATGCCAAACGAAACCGGCGACGTGCTGGGCGAGGAGCAGTGGCGGTGGCTGGAGCGGGAACTTACCGACAGCGACGCCAGCGTACACCTCATCGCCAGCGGCATCCAGGTGCTGCCCACGGGCCATGCTTACACCAACTGGTCAGCCTTTCCGCAGGCGCGCGAGCGGCTGTTCCGCCTCCTGGAGCAAACCCAACCCGCCATCCCCATCCTCCTCTCCGGCGACCGGCACGTGGGCGAGTTGGGCAAAATCAAACTAAAGGGATATGACGCCCCGCTCTACGAGATTACCGCCAGCGGCATGACGCACCACCGCAGGGCCCGGAAGGGCGGCAACATATACCGGGTCGGGGAGCAGGTGGGCGCGCTGAACTTCGGCCTCCTCGACATCTACTGGGAAAGCGCCTACACCGCTATCATTCTCCAAATCCGGGGCGAGGGCAACCGGGTGCTGCTCGAAGAGAAGCTAATCCATTGA
- a CDS encoding helix-turn-helix domain-containing protein, which yields MQQTETKAGLHRGEMIKEAIKASGVAVGVVAEKMGISRKTLYNKFKEASIPYSFILKLGEVIHHDFSQEFPHLGKTVKKEAPKPQAPAPNSLLLPFDGEPQEPYRPGNMRECEQELVKLQRKYIALLENFNELLMKTSQGK from the coding sequence ATGCAGCAGACAGAGACAAAAGCAGGCCTCCACAGAGGCGAAATGATAAAAGAGGCCATCAAGGCGAGCGGGGTGGCAGTGGGTGTGGTGGCCGAGAAGATGGGCATCAGCCGCAAAACGCTTTACAATAAGTTCAAAGAGGCGAGCATCCCGTACAGCTTTATTCTGAAGTTGGGCGAGGTGATTCACCACGATTTCTCTCAGGAATTCCCGCATCTGGGTAAAACTGTAAAGAAAGAGGCGCCCAAGCCGCAGGCCCCCGCCCCCAACAGCCTGCTGCTGCCGTTCGACGGGGAGCCGCAGGAGCCCTACAGGCCCGGCAACATGCGGGAGTGTGAGCAGGAACTTGTGAAACTGCAGCGCAAATACATCGCGCTGCTCGAGAACTTCAACGAGCTGCTCATGAAAACATCGCAGGGGAAGTAA
- a CDS encoding catalase, translating to MHSGNGQSGQGNILTTRQGHPVRDNQNTRTVGNRGPATMENYHFIEKISHFDRERVPERVVHARGAGAHGVFEAYGKVGDQPIAKYTRAKLFQEKGKQTPVFVRFSTVGHPAGSPETLRDPRGFAVKFYTEDGNWDLVGNNLKIFFIRDAMKFPDLIHSQKPDPITNIQSGHRIFDFFSGTPEATHMVTFLYSPWGIPANYRQMQGSGVNTYKWVNADGEAVLVKYHWEPLKQGIRNLTQKEAEEIQGKNFNHATQDLYEAIENGDYPEWELNVQIMSDDEHPELDFDPLDDTKIWPKEQFPWHPVGKMTLNRNPEDYFNEVELSAFGTGVLVDGLDFSDDKMLQGRTFSYSDTQRYRVGANYLQLPINAPKKQVATNQRGGQMAFKTDFAPGQNKHVNYEPSILGGLQEAPKTGKEYTPRYEANLVRQPIDRPNPFKQAGETYRNFEDWERDELIMNLSNTLAGCDERIQKKMLEYFTQADEDYGRRVSEGIRNAAEMMKKMKTVGTDGPQANTSSKEGLEQSRTDSHSAKPY from the coding sequence ATGCACTCCGGCAACGGCCAGAGCGGGCAGGGCAACATCCTGACCACCCGGCAAGGCCATCCGGTGAGGGACAATCAGAACACCCGTACCGTTGGCAACAGAGGCCCTGCCACCATGGAGAACTACCATTTCATTGAGAAGATATCGCACTTCGACCGCGAGCGCGTGCCGGAGCGCGTGGTGCATGCCCGTGGCGCCGGCGCCCACGGCGTGTTCGAAGCCTATGGTAAGGTGGGCGACCAGCCGATTGCCAAATACACCCGCGCCAAACTGTTTCAGGAAAAAGGAAAGCAGACGCCGGTGTTTGTGCGCTTTTCCACGGTAGGCCATCCGGCTGGCTCGCCCGAAACGCTACGCGACCCGCGCGGATTCGCGGTGAAGTTCTATACCGAAGACGGCAACTGGGATTTGGTGGGCAACAACCTGAAGATATTCTTCATCCGGGATGCCATGAAGTTCCCGGACCTGATTCACTCCCAGAAACCAGACCCCATCACCAACATCCAGAGCGGGCACCGCATCTTCGACTTTTTCTCCGGCACCCCGGAAGCCACCCATATGGTCACCTTCCTGTACTCGCCGTGGGGCATACCGGCCAACTACCGCCAGATGCAGGGCTCCGGCGTGAACACCTACAAGTGGGTGAATGCTGACGGGGAGGCCGTGCTGGTGAAATACCACTGGGAGCCGCTGAAGCAGGGCATCCGTAACCTGACGCAGAAAGAGGCGGAAGAAATCCAGGGAAAGAATTTTAACCACGCCACCCAGGACCTGTACGAGGCCATCGAGAACGGCGACTACCCCGAGTGGGAACTGAACGTGCAGATCATGAGCGACGACGAGCATCCGGAACTGGACTTCGACCCGCTGGATGACACCAAAATCTGGCCAAAGGAGCAGTTCCCGTGGCACCCTGTCGGCAAGATGACGCTGAACAGAAACCCAGAGGACTACTTCAACGAGGTGGAGCTCTCGGCCTTCGGAACCGGCGTGCTGGTGGACGGGCTTGATTTCTCGGACGATAAAATGCTGCAGGGCCGCACCTTCTCCTATTCCGACACCCAGCGCTACCGCGTAGGGGCAAACTACCTGCAGTTGCCGATTAACGCCCCGAAGAAACAGGTGGCCACCAACCAGCGCGGCGGCCAGATGGCCTTTAAAACCGACTTCGCCCCGGGCCAGAACAAGCACGTAAACTACGAGCCGTCTATTTTGGGCGGGTTGCAGGAGGCGCCAAAGACAGGCAAAGAATACACCCCGCGCTACGAAGCCAACCTGGTGCGCCAGCCAATTGACCGGCCAAACCCGTTCAAACAGGCGGGTGAGACCTACCGCAACTTTGAGGACTGGGAGCGAGACGAGCTGATCATGAACCTGTCGAACACTTTGGCTGGCTGCGACGAGCGCATCCAAAAGAAGATGCTGGAATACTTTACCCAGGCCGATGAAGACTACGGACGGCGTGTGTCTGAGGGAATCAGGAATGCGGCTGAGATGATGAAGAAGATGAAAACGGTGGGCACGGACGGGCCGCAGGCGAACACTTCTTCCAAGGAGGGCCTGGAGCAGTCCCGGACCGACTCTCATTCTGCGAAGCCATATTAA
- a CDS encoding META domain-containing protein, whose product MSKLNTLLPAILLLLLAGGSSCTIQPHDLPLEKDVVQDAYWVLMSVGGQDVEVLNNTQTAYIRLEENENDVNGFTGCNKISGSYTLDGERLQFSKLSSTRMACPDMEAESKMMEALRRVDNYKLSGDLLTLFDGKEAVATFMTGNPEIMRKQVEDRLHIEITD is encoded by the coding sequence ATGAGTAAACTGAATACCTTATTGCCTGCTATCCTGCTGCTGCTCCTGGCCGGCGGCTCGTCATGCACGATTCAGCCCCACGACCTCCCGCTCGAAAAAGACGTTGTCCAAGATGCCTATTGGGTGCTGATGTCGGTAGGGGGGCAGGATGTGGAGGTGCTGAACAACACGCAGACCGCCTATATCCGGCTCGAGGAAAACGAGAATGACGTGAACGGCTTCACGGGCTGCAACAAAATATCCGGTAGTTACACCCTGGATGGGGAGCGGCTGCAGTTCTCCAAACTCAGCAGCACCCGCATGGCCTGCCCCGACATGGAGGCAGAAAGCAAAATGATGGAGGCGCTGCGCCGCGTAGACAACTACAAACTGTCCGGCGACTTGCTGACGCTTTTTGATGGCAAAGAGGCCGTGGCCACCTTCATGACCGGAAACCCGGAAATTATGCGGAAGCAGGTGGAGGACCGGCTGCACATCGAGATTACGGATTGA